atcaTAACCAACAGGGAGCGTGCACCACGAGAAATACCCGCCCTTACATTCCGAGTACTGCGTCCCTTTGGGAAGGTAGAGTTTTATTGATTTAGCAAGAACCCTTGCCCTCTCTCTTAACacagaaacaaaattgTGAACTATCCGCTCGACAGCTCCATTTTTTATCATAGTAGCGACAATCATTGAATTTAGTTGACACGGCGTACCCCCAGATGCATTTGCGCCGCCAGATGCAAGTTGTGTAGCTAACTTAGCGTTTGCTGTCTCTTGATATCCTGTCCTCAAACCCGGAGCTAttattttggagaaggtgcAATTGGAAATAGTGTTACCGAACGTGTTTGCCGCAGAAATACTTTCTCTATCAAGGTGAGGGAACCGTAATTCTGGGGGACTAGGGATGAGCGCGCCGCTACCATTATCGTCGTCCAGCCGCAATAGATCATATACATCATCTGAAATGATTAGAATGTCGTACTTTCGCGCAAGCTCAAGGAGTTTTAATCGAGAGCTTCTCGAATAGATTGCACCCGTTGGGTTGGAGTATGTCGGCACAAGGTAGATGACATATCTGTATATCTTTTTTTTACCATCTTGCGCATTTATAATCCTGAGCGACtcctcagctttttgtccACTCTCTCCATTAGATGAATTCTCGCATGACTTAAGCTTGGCCTCCAAAAACGCTAAGTCGAGACCATCacccttttcttcaactgcgGTGATCTTTCCCGTGAAACCAGCGTCGAGAAAAGCCTTGTTAACAAGGAAGTAGGTTGGCGTTACTATGAACGCCTGCTTTGTATAGCCTGTATGTGGCAAAGTTGTTTGCAGCAAAATATTCATTATCCCATAACTTGCACCAGAAGTCAGGTTTAGGTGCTCAGGCCGCGTAGCAGCGTTACTACTTACCGGCAGTTTAAAGGCTCTGTTAGAAAACTCAGCAATGCAAGCGCGAACCCACGCGCTGCCGTTATCGGATCCATAAACAAGTGGATGCCTGTCCTCATCGTTATAGTCATATTCACGCACTTCTGGTAGCAGAACCTCCGAAGTTGCCTCAATTATATCTGTACGCGGTAATAGTCCATGTGAGGCGTACCCCCTAAAGAGGTTTATTGATTTCATGCTGAGGGAGAGGCTGTACGGCTTCACGCTTTTCGAACTCAAAAACTAACTCTGGGTTTACGAAGGCTACCCTTCTCCTCTATTAATAAGTCCTCACTGAAAAAAGAGTTGCTTTGATAGCCACTTATCACTAAACTTTGATCAATCACTTACTATGA
The Lachancea thermotolerans CBS 6340 chromosome G complete sequence genome window above contains:
- a CDS encoding KLTH0G19624p (similar to uniprot|P10356 Saccharomyces cerevisiae YER152C Hypothetical ORF), encoding MKSINLFRGYASHGLLPRTDIIEATSEVLLPEVREYDYNDEDRHPLVYGSDNGSAWVRACIAEFSNRAFKLPVSSNAATRPEHLNLTSGASYGIMNILLQTTLPHTGYTKQAFIVTPTYFLVNKAFLDAGFTGKITAVEEKGDGLDLAFLEAKLKSCENSSNGESGQKAEESLRIINAQDGKKKIYRYVIYLVPTYSNPTGAIYSRSSRLKLLELARKYDILIISDDVYDLLRLDDDNGSGALIPSPPELRFPHLDRESISAANTFGNTISNCTFSKIIAPGLRTGYQETANAKLATQLASGGANASGGTPCQLNSMIVATMIKNGAVERIVHNFVSVLRERARVLAKSIKLYLPKGTQYSECKGGYFSWCTLPVGYDSSKIVEEVSSEGVLLADGSHFEVSGDRRNWGERSVRLSISYATAAEIEEAVKIWGIACQKHRVLDCEQADIAIGHASSLLKSRRKKQSQL